In the Mycolicibacter minnesotensis genome, GCAGCGCGGCATGCTTCTCCAGCTCGCGGATCTCGTTGAACACGCGTTCCAGCTGGCCGTGGTAGTCGCGCAAAGCGTCCTCGGCCTCTTTCAGCGAAATATCGCCGCGGCCGATCAGGTCTTCGGTGTAGCTCTTGCGGACACCGCTCTTGGTGCCGATCACGTCGTACATGTACGGGTTGGTCATCGACGGGTCGTCGCCCTCATTGTGCCCGCGGCGGCGGTAGCACAGCATGTCGATGATGACGTCCTTGTGGAACTTCTGCCGGAAGTCCACCGCCAGGCGTGCCACCCAGTCGCAGGCCTCGGGATCGTCGCCGTTGACGTGGAAGATCGGCGCGCCGATCATCTTGGCCACGTCGGTGCAGTACTCGCTGGAACGGGAATAGTCCGGTGCCGTGGTGAAACCGATCTGGTTGTTGACCACGATGTGGATGGTGCCGCCGGTCTGGTAGCCGGGCAGCAAGGCCATGTTCAGCACCTCGGCGACCACGCCCTGGCCGGCGAATGCGGCGTCGCCGTGCAGCATCATCGGTACCACCGAGAAGGCCGGCTCTTCGTCGGTGCCCAAGGTGCCCCGGTCCAACAGGTCCTGACGCGCGCGGACCAGGCCTTCGAGCACCGGGTCCACTGCCTCCAGGTGAGACGGGTTGGCGGTCAACGACACCTGAATGTCGTTGTCTCCGAACATCTGCAGGTACACCCCGGTTGCGCCCAAGTGGTACTTGACGTCGCCGGAGCCGTGCGCCTCGGCCGGATTCAGGTTGCCCTCGAACTCGGTGAAGATCTGCGAGTAGGGCTTGCCCACGATGTTGGCCAAGACGTTGAGCCGGCCACGGTGCGGCATGCCGATGACTACCTCATCCAGACCGTGCTCGGCGCACTGGTCGATGGCCGCGTCCATCATGGGGATGACGGTCTCGGCGCCCTCCAGCGAGAAGCGCTTCTGGCCGACGTACTTGGTCTGCAGGAAGCTCTCGAACGCCTCGGCCGCGTTGAGCTTGCTCAGAATGTACTTCTGCTGCGCCACAGTGGGTTTGACGTGCTTGACCTCGATGCGCTCCTGCAACCACTGCTGCTGCTCGGGCTCGAGGATGTGGGTGTACTCCACGCCGACGTGGCGGCAGTAGGCGTCGCGCAGCACCGACAGGATCTCGCGAAGCTTGCGGATGTCATTGCCGGGCAGGCCGGTGACCTTGAACTCCCGATCCAGGTCCCACAACGTCAGACCGTGACTCTGCACGTCCAGGTCGGGGTGGCTGCGGAATCGGGTGTTGTCCAGGCGCAGTGGGTCGATGTCGGCCATCAGGTGGCCGCGGTTGCGGTAGGCGGCGATCAGCTCGACCACGCGGGCGTTCTTGTCGACGACTGAGTCCGGGTTGTCGGTGCGCCACCGGACCGGCTCGTAGGGGATGGACAGCTCGAAGAAGATCTCGTCCCAGAACGCATCCGATAGCAGCATCTCGTGCACGGTGCGTAGGAAGTCGCCCGACTCCGCGCCCTGGATGATCCGGTGGTCATAGGTCGAGGTCAAGGTGATCACCTTGCCCACACCGAGCTGGGCGATGCGCTGTTCGCTGGCCCCCTGGAACTCTGCCGGGTATTCCATGGCACCGACACCGATGATGGCGCCCTGACCGGCCATCAGCCGGGGCACCGAGTGCACGGTGCCGATGGTTCCGGGGTTGGTCAGCGAGATCGTGACGCCGGCGAAGTCTTCGGCGGTGAGCTTGCCGTCCCGGGCCCGGCGGACGATGTCTTCGTAGGCGTCGACGAACTGTGCGAAGCGCAGCGACTCCGAGCCCTTGATGGCGGCCACCACCAAAGACCGCTTGCCGCCGGCTCCGTGCAGGTCGATGGCCAGCCCCAGGTTGGTGTGGGCGGGTGTGACCGCGTTCGGCTTCCCGTCGATCTCGGCGAAGTGCCGGTTCATGTTCGGGAACTGCTTGACGGCCTGCACGATCGCATAACCCAGCAGGTGGGTGAACGAGATCTTGCCGCCGCGGGTCCGCTTGAGCTGGTTGTTGATGACGATGCGGTTGTCGATCATCAGCTTGGCCGGCACCGCGCGCACGCTGGTGGCCGTGGGCACCGCCAACGAGGTGGACATGTTCTTCACCACAGCGGCCGCGGCACCACGCAACACCTGCAGCTCGTCATCGCCGGCCGGAGCGGGCGCCGCCGCCGGTGCGGGCTTGGCGGCGGGCTTGGCGGGCGCCGCAGCGGCCGGGGCGGGCTTGGCGGCCGGCGCCGCGGGGGCAGGAGCAGCTGCGGCAGGAGCGGGTGCAGCTGCGGGCGCCGGGGGTGCCGCGGCAGGGGCGGGCTTCGCAGCGCCGTCGCCTTGCGATGCGTCAGGTTTGTAGTCCGCCAGGAACTCGTGCCAGCTCGGATCCACCGAGGAGGGATCCTCGCGGAATTTGCGGTACATCTCCTCGACTAGCCACTCGTTCTGACCGAAGGGTGAACTGATACCGCTCACGACAGCTTCTCGCCTCGATTCCTGGTCGTCTGGCGAGGCACTTGCGCCCGCGCCCACCTGCCTCATAAAGGCTAGCCCCTCCCGGATATTCCGCCAGGCTCGCGGCCTGTTGTCCGCCGGTCCGGATGCCGCCGACGACTATGCGGAGTGGGCATCGTCGTCGCGCAGCGCAGGCACCAGGTGCAGATTCACCGGCCAGCGGTGGCTCGGGGGGCCGAACGCCTTGGTGGCGTTGCTGATGATCTTCTTGCCCATCAGGCGGTTGCCGACCGCCCCGATCAGCGCACCCAGGCCCACTGGCAGCAACTTTCCGAACGCCAAGGCCCCGCGACGCAGGGTGAAACGCTTGACGAAGTAGCGCAGCAGCCGGGAGTTCAGTTCCCTGACTGCAGGAAGCGGCAACGCTGCTACGCCTGCGGACCCCTCGGCGAGCCACGCGCCGCCGGTACGTCCCGAGCCCAGCAGGTCGGCGATCGCGCCCTTGCCCTGGTCGCCCACCAACACCGCCAGCACCAGCGCCCGCCGCCGATCGCGGTCGTCCACGGGGATGCCGTGCACCTCCGCGACGGACAGCACGAAGAACGCGGTGGCCTCCAGGAAGACCGCGGTCTCCCCGGCCACCGCCGACAACGCCATCAGGGTGCCGATCGCCGGCACCGCTGCGGTGGCACCGACTGCGGCGCCGCTGGCCGTCGCCGCCGCTAGGAAACGTTTCTCTAGCTTCGCGATGACGTGCGCGGGAGTGGCGTCGGGATCGCTTCGGCGCAGCCGCTCCACATAGGCCCGCACCGCGGGACCCTGCACCCGCTGACTGCGTTCGATCACCCGCGCCAACGCCCGGGCCGCCATGGTCGGCTTCTCCTCGTCGAAGGTCTCGGCCGGAGCCTGGGCCGGCCGTCGCCGCCGAAAGATGCCCATGGTTGCCTCCCATTTCGACTAGGTGCTCTTCAGGCTAACGCGCGGATGGTTGTTTACCCGTTTCAACGGTGCGGCCGGCTCCTGACAGCGAACCGCTGCACGGCGATCCGAGTTGTTCGGAACACCATCTGTCCGTAGCGTCGCAGGAGGTGGCGTGACGCCCGGACAGCACAGCGCAGCGAGGGGAGGGGCGGCGCTTGAGCAGCACGAACAGCCGGACCCGACCGAGTGACGGCGGTCCCGCACGCCCCGCCGATCCGATCAACCCGTGGAATGCCCTGTGGGCGATGATGCTGGGCTTCTTCGTGATCCTGGTCGACTCCACGATCGTGGCGGTCGCCAACCCCAGCATCATGTCCGCGCTCGATATCGGCTACGACACGGTGATCTGGGTGACCAGCGCCTATCTGCTGGGCTACGCCGTACCCCTGCTGGTCGCCGGTCGTCTGGGCGATCAGTTCGGCCCGAAGAACCTCTACCTGATCGGCCTGGCGGTGTTCACCGCAGCGTCCCTGTGGTGCGGTCTGGCCGGCGGTATCGACACATTGATCGCGGCACGGGCGGTTCAAGGCGTCGGGGCCGCCCTGCTGACCCCGCAAACCCTGTCTGTCATCACCCGCACCTTTCCTCCGGAACGACGCGGCGCGGCGATGAGTGTTTGGGGCGCGACCGCCGGAGTGGCCACGCTGGTCGGCCCGCTGGCCGGCGGTGTCCTGGTGGACCGGCTGGGCTGGGAGTGGATCTTCTTCGTCAACGTCCCGATCGGCATCGTCGGCCTGGTGCTGGCCATGGTGCTGATTCCCGACCTGCCGGTGAACCGGCACAGATTCGACCTGCTCGGCGTGGCGCTGTCGGGCCTCGGAATGTTCCTGCTGGTCTTTGCTCTGCAGGAGGGTGAGTCCCAGGGGTGGGCGCCATGGATCTGGGCGCAGGTCATCGGTGGCCTGTGCTGCCTGGTGGCCTTCGTCTACTGGCAGTCGGCCACCCGGGGCGAGCCGCTGGTCCCGCTGCGCATCTTCGATGACCGTGACTTCGGCCTGGCCAACCTCGGGGTGGCCGTCATCGGCTTTGCGGTCACCGGGATGGTGCTGCCGGTGATGTTCTACGCACAGGTGGTGTGCGGCATGTCACCTACCCGGTCGGCGCTGCTGACCGCGCCCATGGCGATCGCCAGCGGAGTGCTGGCCCCGGTCGTGGGAAAGATCGTCGACCGGGCACATCCGCGGACCGTGGTCGGATTCGGTTTCTCGATGCTGGCGATCGCACTCACCTGGCTGTCGATCGAGATGACGCCCGTGACCCCCATCTGGCGGCTTGTGCTGCCATTCGTGGCAGTCGGTGTCGGCATGGCCTTCATCTGGGCGCCGCTGGCCGCCACCGCCACCCGCAACCTCGCGTCGCAGCTGGCCGGTGCCGGGTCCGGGGTGTACAACGCCACGCGGCAAGTCGGGGCGGTGTTGGGCAGTGCTGGGATGGCTGCCTTCATGACGTCAAGGATCGCGGCGAACCTGCCGCCGATGCCCGACGGCCTGCAGGCGGAGCATCCCGCGGCGGTCGTGCAGGTGCCTGAGTTCCTGCATGAGCCGTTTGCGATGGCGATGTCGGAAGCGACGCTGCTGCCGGCGTTTGTGGCGCTGTTTGGGGTGGTCGCCGCGTTGTTCATGGTCGGGTTCTCCGCGCGCCCCGCTCGCCGTGAACTCGTTCTTATCGACGCCGACGAGCCTGACGACGCCTACCAGGTTGAGGAGGCCTTCGAGCCCGAGGAGGCCTTCGAGTCCGAAGGCCTGAGTCCCGCACGCCGGGTTGACGAGCCCACCGAGCCCATCCCGGCCGTCGCACCGCCGCGCCAGCTGCCCAACCGGCAGGAGATTGCCGAAGACCCCGCGACCGAACCGCTGACCGTCGAGCGCGCGCCGGCCCGGATGGTCCGGGCGGCACTCGAACCGGTGTCTGTGCAGCGCAATGGCTTTCATGTCGATGCCGGACGACACTTTCATTCGCTCAGCGACGGGGCAGCGGCACCCGACGTGCTCGCGAAATTCGGGATCACCAGCCACAGTCCCACGCGCCGCAATCGGCACTATCGACAAGATCCCGACGACACCGACGCCTTCGGGCGGCATATGCGTCGCGACAGCCGCCACTAGACCTCAGCGGGCGGTGTTGCCGACGACCTCCACGCCTGAGCCGTTCCAGTGGAACTTCACCAACCCGGTCAACCCCGGTATACCGCTGGAATTCTGTAGGGCCACCGTGTCGCCGGTGCAGTGCGCCAGGTCGATGCCGCTGAATCCGTAGGTGTCCACCACGGATTGGGGCAGGAATTCCCCGCGGTGAAACAGCACCGCACGAGTGCTCGGATGTTCGGCGTTGGTGTTGGCCTTCACGATCACCGCCGAGATATCGGCACACGTGTTGTAGTTGCCGGCCAGCGGCTCGGGGCTCCATGGTTGGCCACTACGCGGATCGCGGGGCAGGTCCGAGACGGCCTTGGCGATCTGCGGGGCAGCCAGATCGACCGCGCACGGATCGGCGGGTGCCGGGCTGCTCGACGGAGCGGAAACCGAGCTGGGCGCCGCCGGGGGCGGCGCGGCCGGGCTGGTGTTCTGCGGCGTCTTGGCGACAGTGGAGTCACCCGAGCCGCAACCGGCCAGCAACGCGGTGGCCAGCGTGGCGATCAGGACGGACGGTTTGTGGACACCCGGCACACGGGCACCGTACCGCTGACTTCCGGCCGCGGACCAACTGCGGCATGGGGAGCGCGTCTTTACCCGTAGACTGCTAAGCGCTATGACCTCGTCTGATACCCCCTCTGAGCCGTTCCCGGACCCCACCGTGTCTTTCGCTGACTCGCCCGACCCGAGCTTCGCCGACCTGCAGATCCACCCCTCGGTGCTCAAGGCCGTCGCTGATGTCGGCTACGAGACGCCCTCGGCGATTCAGGCTGCCACCATTCCAGCACTGCTGGAGGGCTCCGATGTCGTCGGACTCGCGCAGACCGGCACCGGCAAGACTGCCGCATTCGCCATTCCGATCCTGTCGCGCATCGACACCTCCAGTAAAGCCACCCAGGCGTTGGTGCTGGCGCCGACCCGCGAACTCGCCCTGCAGGTCGCCGAGGCGTTCGGGCGCTACGGTGCGCACCTGCCGCGCATCAATGTGCTGCCGATCTACGGCGGCGCTTCCTACACGGTGCAGCTGTCTGGGCTCAAGCGCGGCGCGCAGGTGGTGGTCGGCACTCCGGGCCGGGTCATCGACCACCTGGAGCGCGGCAGCCTGGACTTGTCGCACCTGGACTATCTGGTGCTCGACGAGGCCGACGAGATGCTGGCGATGGGTTTCGCCGAGGACGTCGAACGCATCCTGGCCGACACCCCTGAGTACAAGCAGGTGGCCCTGTTCTCGGCGACCATGCCCTCGGCCATTCGCCGCATCACCAACAAGTACCTGCATGACCCGGTGGAAGTCACGGTCAAGGCCAAGACCGCGACCGCGGAGAACATCACCCAGCGCTACATCGAGGTGGCCGGCCCGCGGAAGATGGACGCGCTGACCAGAGTTCTCGAGGTCGAATCCTTCGAGGCGATGATCGTGTTCGTCCGCACCAAGCAGGCCACCGAGGAGGTCGCCGAAAAGCTGCGTGCCCGAGGGTTTGCCGCGGCGGCCATCAACGGTGACATCGCGCAGGCACAGCGCGAGCGCACCATCGCGGCGTTGAAGAACGGCACCATCGACATTCTGGTAGCCACCGACGTCGCCGCTCGCGGACTGGATGTGGAGCGCATCTCCCACGTCGTCAACTACGACATTCCCAACGACCCCGAGGCCTACGTGCACCGCATCGGTCGCACGGGGCGGGCCGGGCGGTCGGGGACCGCACTGCTGTTCGTCAACCCGCGGGAACGTCACCTGCTCAGGCTGATCGAGAAGGTGACGCGCCAGAAGCTGGTGGAAGCCGAGCTGCCCAGCGTCGACGACGTCAATGCCCAGCGGGTGGCCAAGTTCGCCGACGCGATCACCAACCATCTCGGTGCCTCGAGTATCGAGCTGTTCCGCCGCCTGGTCGAGGACTACAGCCGCGAGCACAACGTGCCGATGGCCGACATTGCCGCCGCACTGGCTGTGCAGTCCCGCGACGGCGAGGCGTTCCTGATGGTGGAACCGCCGCCGGACAAGCGACGCGAGCGCGCCAAGCCGGATCGTGACGGCGGCCGGGACGACCGCAAGGGTGACCGCAAGGGCCCGCCGAAGGATGGATTCGCCACCTACCGGATCGCGGTCGGTAAACGGCACAAGGTAAATCCGGGCGCGATCGTCGGGGCGCTGGCCAATGAGGGCGGATTGAATCGCAGCGATTTCGGCGCCATCAGCATCAAGGTGGACCACTCGCTGGTGGAGCTGCCGGCCAAGCTTTCCGGCGCGACCCTGAAAGCTTTGGAGAACACCAGAATTCAGGGCCAGTTGATCAACATGCGTCGCGAGCGGCCCTCCGGTAAGCCCGAACGTCGCGGCGAAGGTGGGTACCGGAAACGGACCGAATGACCTTGCCGCGCGACGAGGTCGCCCAGGGCGGGCTGGAGCAGGTCGCTGGAGTGGATCGGGTCGCGTCGCTGACCGGTGTGCGCGCGGTGGCTGCGATCCTGGTGGTCGGAACGCATGCGGCCTACACCACCGGCAAGTACACCCACGGCTACGCCGGACTGCTGGGTTCCCGGATGGAGATCGGCGTGCCGATCTTCTTCGTGCTCTCCGGCTTCCTGTTGTTCCAGCCGTGGGTGCGGGCCACCGCTTTCGGGGGGCCGGCCCCCTCGGTGCGCCGGTATGCCTGGCATCGGGTGCGGCGCATCATGCCGGCTTATGTGGTCACGGTGCTGTTGGCCTATGTGATCTATCACTACCGCACCGCGGGCCCGAACCCCGGCCATAACTGGATCGGGCTGCTCCGCAACCTGACGTTCACCCAGATCTATACCGACAACTACATGTTCGGCTACCTGCATCAGGGGCTCACCCAGATGTGGAGCCTCGCAGTGGAAGTCGCCTTCTACGTGGTGTTGCCCCTGTTGGCGTACCTGACGTTGGTCGTGTTGTGCCGCCGGCAGTGGCGCCCGGGGCTGCTGCTGGTCGGGCTGGCCGCCGCGGCGGCCATCACCCCGGCCTGGTTGACGCTGGTACACACCACCGACTTCCTGCCCGACGGTGCCCGGCTGTGGCTGCCGGGCTACCTGGCCTGGTTCGTCGGCGGCATGGTCTTGGCGGTGCTGCAGGCCATGGGCGTGCGTTGCTATGGCTTCGTGGCGCTTCCGTTGGCGCTCATCTGCTACCTGATCGCGTCCACACCCATCGCCGGACAGCCCACCACCTCACCGTCCGAACTGTCCGAGGCGCTGGTCAAGGCGGGGTTCTACGCGGTGATCGCCGCCTTGCTGGTGGCGCCGCTGGCGTTGGGCAACCGCGGCTGGTACGCGCGGTTGCTGGCCAGTCGGCCGATGGTGTGGCTGGGGGAGATCTCCTACGAGATCTTCCTGGTGCACCTGGTGTTGATGGAGGTGGCGATGGTGTGCGTGCTGCGTGCTCCGGTCTACACCGGATCGATGCTGGGCCTGTTCGTCGTCACCATGGTGATCACGGTGCCGGTGTCGTGGCTACTGCACCGGCTCACCCGGGTGCGGAGTCGAGTGGCCCCGACGTTCTCGCCCTCCCGCCCCTTCCGCCGAGCGTGAAGTTGCCTTCACGCTCACGGGTCGAACGTGAAGCTGACTTCACGCTCGGCGGGCGATTTGGCCGGAGGCTACGCAGACCGCGCCGTCGACGAGACGACGACCGGTACCACGAACTGCGCCAGCATCTCTCGCTCGTCGTCGGCGTCGCGTCCCGGAAAGCTCAGTAGCGACGTCACCACCCGGACCACCCAGCGGGCGCGTTGCTGCTGTGCCGCGTCGCTGTCGTCGGTGCCCAATGCCGACAGGAACGACGCCACCATCACGGTGATCACGTCGGACTGGGCGGCCATCGTGGCACCGATCTGCGGTCCGTTCTCGGTGAACCACGACGCCAGCGCCGGGTTTCCCCGCACCAATGCCAGCGACTCGGTCATACCGGTGATCAACCGTTGCGCGGGGTCGTTGATGCCGGCCAGGCGCTGGGTCAGTTCGCGGTAGAGCGCGTTGGCCCACCGATGCACATAGGCGGTGTGTAGCGCGTCGCGGCTCTCGAAGTAGCGGTAGAGGGTGGCGCGGGAGCAGCCGGCGGCGCGGGCGACCTCATTCATGCCCACCGCGGCCGGATCGTGCTCGGCGAACAGCTTCTCGGCGGCGTCGAGAATCTTCTCCGCTGCCAGCTCACCGCGCTGATCCGACAGCCAGGCCCGGCCGGCCATCACGATCCGGCGGTGAAGGGTACCGACAGTGGGCGGCGCACGTAACTGCCGCCGGCCCAGACGATCCCGGACTCGTCGATCGTGTAGTCCGGGCAGCGGGCCAGCAACTCTTCGAGCGCCACCCGTGCTTGCATCCGGGCTGCCTGGTTGCCGATGCAATGGTGCGCGCCGTAGCTGAAGGTGAGGATCTGGTGTGGTTTGCGCGCCACGTTGAGCTCACCGGCGTCCGGTCCGAATTGGCGTTCGTCGCGGTTGCCCGAGCCGTAGAGCAGCAGCACCTTGCGGTTCGCCGGAATGGTGGTGTCGCCGATGGTGACGTCGCGGGTGGTGGTGCGCGACAGTCCCTGCACCGGGGACGTCAGCCGCAGCAGCTCTTCCACGGCGTCACGGATGCGCTCCGGCTGCTCGATGAGCAACTGGCGCTGATCGCGGTGTTGCTGGAGCAGTTGTACGGACCCGCCGAGCATGCCGGTCGTCGTGTCGTTGCCGCCGGTCACCATGGTGAAGGTGAAGGCCAGTACCGACAGCAGTCCCTGGATGTCGCCGTCGGCGCCGATCCCGGCCGCCACCAGATGCGAGACAGTGTCGTCCTGCGGGTCGGTGCGGCGACGTTCGATCAGCCCGGTGAAGTAGCCCATCATCTCGCCGATCGCCTCCCCGGCCGAGGCGACGCCGTCCGGGTTGACCGTGGCCGCGACCACCGCGTCGGTCCAGCCGTCGAATTGGCCGCGGTCCTCCTCGGGAACCCCCAGGTAGTGCGCGACCACCATCGACGGCAGCGGCTTGAACAGTTCGCCGACGATGTCGCCGGTACCACCGTTGGCCCGCAGTCGCTCCAGGCGCTCGACCACGAACTCGCGCACCTTCGGTTCCAGCAACTCCACCTGCCGCGGCATGAATCCCCGGGCCACCAGCTTGCGAAACTCGGTGTGCACCGGCGGGTCCTGCATCACCATGGGCGGATTGTCGGCCAGGCCGATCATTTCGAGCTCGCGATAGTTGACCGTCAGCCCCTGAGCGGAGGAGAACGTCTCGTGGTCGGCGGCTGCCGCCCAGATGTCGGCATGCCGGGACAGCACGTAG is a window encoding:
- a CDS encoding multifunctional oxoglutarate decarboxylase/oxoglutarate dehydrogenase thiamine pyrophosphate-binding subunit/dihydrolipoyllysine-residue succinyltransferase subunit, translated to MSGISSPFGQNEWLVEEMYRKFREDPSSVDPSWHEFLADYKPDASQGDGAAKPAPAAAPPAPAAAPAPAAAAPAPAAPAAKPAPAAAAPAKPAAKPAPAAAPAPAGDDELQVLRGAAAAVVKNMSTSLAVPTATSVRAVPAKLMIDNRIVINNQLKRTRGGKISFTHLLGYAIVQAVKQFPNMNRHFAEIDGKPNAVTPAHTNLGLAIDLHGAGGKRSLVVAAIKGSESLRFAQFVDAYEDIVRRARDGKLTAEDFAGVTISLTNPGTIGTVHSVPRLMAGQGAIIGVGAMEYPAEFQGASEQRIAQLGVGKVITLTSTYDHRIIQGAESGDFLRTVHEMLLSDAFWDEIFFELSIPYEPVRWRTDNPDSVVDKNARVVELIAAYRNRGHLMADIDPLRLDNTRFRSHPDLDVQSHGLTLWDLDREFKVTGLPGNDIRKLREILSVLRDAYCRHVGVEYTHILEPEQQQWLQERIEVKHVKPTVAQQKYILSKLNAAEAFESFLQTKYVGQKRFSLEGAETVIPMMDAAIDQCAEHGLDEVVIGMPHRGRLNVLANIVGKPYSQIFTEFEGNLNPAEAHGSGDVKYHLGATGVYLQMFGDNDIQVSLTANPSHLEAVDPVLEGLVRARQDLLDRGTLGTDEEPAFSVVPMMLHGDAAFAGQGVVAEVLNMALLPGYQTGGTIHIVVNNQIGFTTAPDYSRSSEYCTDVAKMIGAPIFHVNGDDPEACDWVARLAVDFRQKFHKDVIIDMLCYRRRGHNEGDDPSMTNPYMYDVIGTKSGVRKSYTEDLIGRGDISLKEAEDALRDYHGQLERVFNEIRELEKHAALPSESVESEQAMPRGLNTAVDKAMLSRIGDAFMSIPEGFTVHPRVLPVLERRREMAYEGKVDWAFGELLALGSLVADGKLIRLSGQDTRRGTFSQRHSVIIDQVNGAEFSPLQLLATNADGSPSGGKFLVYDSPLSEFAAVGFEYGYTVGNPEAMVLWEAQFGDFVNGAQSIIDEFISSGEAKWGQLSNVVLLLPHGHEGQGPDHTSGRIERFLQLWAEGSMTIAVPSTPSNYFHLLRRHALDGIQRPLIVFTPKSMLRNKAAISDIKDFTDVKFRSVLEEPTYEDGIGDRSTVSRVLLTSGKIYYELAARKAKDSRDDIAIVRVEQLAPLPKRRLAETLDRYPNAREFFWVQEEPANQGAWPRFGLELPELLPEKLTGIRRISRRAMSAPSSGSSKVHAVEQQEIIDSAFG
- a CDS encoding MFS transporter, giving the protein MMLGFFVILVDSTIVAVANPSIMSALDIGYDTVIWVTSAYLLGYAVPLLVAGRLGDQFGPKNLYLIGLAVFTAASLWCGLAGGIDTLIAARAVQGVGAALLTPQTLSVITRTFPPERRGAAMSVWGATAGVATLVGPLAGGVLVDRLGWEWIFFVNVPIGIVGLVLAMVLIPDLPVNRHRFDLLGVALSGLGMFLLVFALQEGESQGWAPWIWAQVIGGLCCLVAFVYWQSATRGEPLVPLRIFDDRDFGLANLGVAVIGFAVTGMVLPVMFYAQVVCGMSPTRSALLTAPMAIASGVLAPVVGKIVDRAHPRTVVGFGFSMLAIALTWLSIEMTPVTPIWRLVLPFVAVGVGMAFIWAPLAATATRNLASQLAGAGSGVYNATRQVGAVLGSAGMAAFMTSRIAANLPPMPDGLQAEHPAAVVQVPEFLHEPFAMAMSEATLLPAFVALFGVVAALFMVGFSARPARRELVLIDADEPDDAYQVEEAFEPEEAFESEGLSPARRVDEPTEPIPAVAPPRQLPNRQEIAEDPATEPLTVERAPARMVRAALEPVSVQRNGFHVDAGRHFHSLSDGAAAPDVLAKFGITSHSPTRRNRHYRQDPDDTDAFGRHMRRDSRH
- a CDS encoding LppP/LprE family lipoprotein, with product MPGVHKPSVLIATLATALLAGCGSGDSTVAKTPQNTSPAAPPPAAPSSVSAPSSSPAPADPCAVDLAAPQIAKAVSDLPRDPRSGQPWSPEPLAGNYNTCADISAVIVKANTNAEHPSTRAVLFHRGEFLPQSVVDTYGFSGIDLAHCTGDTVALQNSSGIPGLTGLVKFHWNGSGVEVVGNTAR
- a CDS encoding DEAD/DEAH box helicase produces the protein MTSSDTPSEPFPDPTVSFADSPDPSFADLQIHPSVLKAVADVGYETPSAIQAATIPALLEGSDVVGLAQTGTGKTAAFAIPILSRIDTSSKATQALVLAPTRELALQVAEAFGRYGAHLPRINVLPIYGGASYTVQLSGLKRGAQVVVGTPGRVIDHLERGSLDLSHLDYLVLDEADEMLAMGFAEDVERILADTPEYKQVALFSATMPSAIRRITNKYLHDPVEVTVKAKTATAENITQRYIEVAGPRKMDALTRVLEVESFEAMIVFVRTKQATEEVAEKLRARGFAAAAINGDIAQAQRERTIAALKNGTIDILVATDVAARGLDVERISHVVNYDIPNDPEAYVHRIGRTGRAGRSGTALLFVNPRERHLLRLIEKVTRQKLVEAELPSVDDVNAQRVAKFADAITNHLGASSIELFRRLVEDYSREHNVPMADIAAALAVQSRDGEAFLMVEPPPDKRRERAKPDRDGGRDDRKGDRKGPPKDGFATYRIAVGKRHKVNPGAIVGALANEGGLNRSDFGAISIKVDHSLVELPAKLSGATLKALENTRIQGQLINMRRERPSGKPERRGEGGYRKRTE
- a CDS encoding acyltransferase family protein, whose product is MTLPRDEVAQGGLEQVAGVDRVASLTGVRAVAAILVVGTHAAYTTGKYTHGYAGLLGSRMEIGVPIFFVLSGFLLFQPWVRATAFGGPAPSVRRYAWHRVRRIMPAYVVTVLLAYVIYHYRTAGPNPGHNWIGLLRNLTFTQIYTDNYMFGYLHQGLTQMWSLAVEVAFYVVLPLLAYLTLVVLCRRQWRPGLLLVGLAAAAAITPAWLTLVHTTDFLPDGARLWLPGYLAWFVGGMVLAVLQAMGVRCYGFVALPLALICYLIASTPIAGQPTTSPSELSEALVKAGFYAVIAALLVAPLALGNRGWYARLLASRPMVWLGEISYEIFLVHLVLMEVAMVCVLRAPVYTGSMLGLFVVTMVITVPVSWLLHRLTRVRSRVAPTFSPSRPFRRA
- a CDS encoding TetR/AcrR family transcriptional regulator, with translation MAGRAWLSDQRGELAAEKILDAAEKLFAEHDPAAVGMNEVARAAGCSRATLYRYFESRDALHTAYVHRWANALYRELTQRLAGINDPAQRLITGMTESLALVRGNPALASWFTENGPQIGATMAAQSDVITVMVASFLSALGTDDSDAAQQQRARWVVRVVTSLLSFPGRDADDEREMLAQFVVPVVVSSTARSA
- a CDS encoding cytochrome P450, with amino-acid sequence MTTTMSHPKFELGTAETWPNPWPMYAALRDHDPVHRVVPPEAPDQDYYVLSRHADIWAAAADHETFSSAQGLTVNYRELEMIGLADNPPMVMQDPPVHTEFRKLVARGFMPRQVELLEPKVREFVVERLERLRANGGTGDIVGELFKPLPSMVVAHYLGVPEEDRGQFDGWTDAVVAATVNPDGVASAGEAIGEMMGYFTGLIERRRTDPQDDTVSHLVAAGIGADGDIQGLLSVLAFTFTMVTGGNDTTTGMLGGSVQLLQQHRDQRQLLIEQPERIRDAVEELLRLTSPVQGLSRTTTRDVTIGDTTIPANRKVLLLYGSGNRDERQFGPDAGELNVARKPHQILTFSYGAHHCIGNQAARMQARVALEELLARCPDYTIDESGIVWAGGSYVRRPLSVPFTAGS